Within Gemmatimonadota bacterium, the genomic segment AGCCGAGCCCGCGAGCGTCTCGTCGCGGAACTCCGCAAACGCGTCGTTGGCCAGGACGAGGTGATCGAGCTGATGCTCGTGTCGCTGCTCGCCGGCGGCAATTCGCTCCTCGTGGGGGTCCCCGGACTCGCCAAGACGCTGCTGGTGCATACGCTCGCGTCCGGGCTCGGGCTGGAGTTCGCGCGCATCCAGTTCACGCCGGACCTCATGCCCTCCGACATCACGGGCACCGACCTGATCCAGGAGGATCCGGATACGGGGCGCCGTGAGATGGTCTTCGCGCCGGGCCCGCTGTTCGCCAACGTCGTCCTGGCCGACGAGGTCAACCGCACGCCGCCGAAGACGCAGGCGGCGCTTCTGGAGGCCATGCAGGAGCACCGCGTGACGGTGCAGGGTCGGACGTACGAGCTCGCCGAGCCCTTCTTCGTCTTCGCCACGCAGAACCCCATCGAGCTGGAGGGCACCTACCCGCTGCCCGAGGCTCAGCTCGATCGATTCATGTTCGAGATCGTGATGCATCATCTGCCGGAGGACGAGGAGCTCGAGGTGGTCCGCACGACCACCGCGGTGCTGGGCGAACCGCCCCAGGCGGTGCTTTCGGGGGAGGAGATCCTCGCCTTCCAGGGACTCGTGCGGCGCATGCCGGTGGCGGAGGCGGTGCTGCGGCACGCGCTGGCGCTCACCCGCGCCACCCGGCCCGGCGCAGGCGGCCTCGAATTCGTCAACGAGTGGGTGGCACACGGCGCGAGCGTGCGCGCGGCCCAGTATCTGACCCTGGGGGCCAAGGCGCGCGCGTTGCTGGAGGGCCGCTCGCACGTGGCTTTCGAGGACGTACGCGCGCTGACCGGCCCCGTCCTGCGGCACCGCATCCTGCGCAACTTCAAGGCCGAATCCGCGGGGGTATCGACCGACCAGGTAATCGACCGCGTGCTGAGCGCGGTGCCTCCTCCAGGCTCGGGCATGCGGTGAGCTCCGCCCGCGTCGCACCCGCCGCGCCGATGCTCGATCCGGCGGTGCTGGCGAGCATCGACTCGCTGGAGCTGCTGGCGCGCGGCGTCGTGGACGGATTCCTCGCCGGCCTGCACCGGGCGCCTCACCTGGGCACGTCGCTCGACTTCGCCGAGCATCGGCCCTACAACCCGGGCGACGACGTGCGGCGCGTGGACTGGCGGCTATACGGCCGCACCGACCGGCACTACGTGCGGCTGTTCGAGGCGGAAACGAACGCCGATTTCCTGCTCATCACGGACGTGTCCCGGTCGATGGATTTCCGGGGCTCTCCAGACCGCCTCACGAAGTTCGACTACGCGCGCTTCCTGGCCGCGTCGCTCGCCTACCTGGCGGCCACGCAGCGCGACCGGGTCGGCCTGATCACCTTCGCCGGGTCGGTTCTGGAGACCGTGCCGCCCGCCGCGCGTCACCGCGACAACGTGCTGCGCGCGCTCCAGCGGGCCCGCCCGAAAGCCGGTGGCGGGCTGTACGAAGCCGCGGAAAGAGCCGGGGGGCTGCTGCGCCGGCGCGGCCTCGTCGCCGTAGTGGGAGACTTCTACGACCCGCCCGCGGAGATAGTGCGGGCGTTCTCGGCGCTGAGGGATCGCGGGCACGACGTGATCGCGTTCCACGTCCTCGACCCGTGGGAGCGGCGCCTGCCCGAGCTGGGCGCGACGCTGTTCGAGGATCTGGAGACCGGCGACCGCCTGCCCGTGGACCCAGGGGCGGCGGCGGCGCAGTACCAGGCGCGCGTGGACGGGCACCTGCGCACCGTGGCCGCTGAGCTACTGGCGCTGCGGGTCGATCACGTGCTGCTCGACACGTCTACGCCGCTGTCCGTCGCGCTCGCGCGGTGGCTCGGCCACCGGCGCACGGCGCTGCGCACGCGCTCGGCGCAGGGCAGGGACTGAGTTGGGCCTCCTGACCCCCGCCTTGCTGGCCGCGAGCATCGCCATCGCGGTGCCCGTGTGGCTCCACCTGACGCGCCGGCCGCCCAAGGAACGCCAGCCGTTCCCGTCGCTGATGTTCCTGGGCGAGTCACCCCTCAACGCCACCCGGCGCCGCAGCATCCGCGATCCCCTGCTGCTCGCGCTGCGCGTGCTGGCCATGGTCCTGCTGGTCGCGGCGTTCAGCCGGCCTTTCCTGGCGCCCGGCGCAGGGGGCGCTGGGGCGGACGGCGGCGTCAGGGAGATCGCGCTGCTGTTCGACCGCTCCTACAGCATGGCGGCCGGTGACCGCATGGACGCGGGGAAGGCGGCGGCGCGACGCGTGTTCTCGGAACTGCGGGAGGGCGACCGGCTGACGCTCGTGGCGTTCGACGATGCGGCGCAGGTGCTGGGCCCCGCGACCCGCGACGTGGACGTGTTGCGCGCGGCGCTGGACTCGATCCGTCCGGGCGAGGGCGGCACGTCGTACGCCGGCGCGCTGCGACTGGCCGAGAGCGTGCTGTCCGCGTCC encodes:
- a CDS encoding MoxR family ATPase; translated protein: MNDPALGAPEVASPEEATSAALEQSPPRPEATAAGAGRGSESEDADLADALSRARERLVAELRKRVVGQDEVIELMLVSLLAGGNSLLVGVPGLAKTLLVHTLASGLGLEFARIQFTPDLMPSDITGTDLIQEDPDTGRREMVFAPGPLFANVVLADEVNRTPPKTQAALLEAMQEHRVTVQGRTYELAEPFFVFATQNPIELEGTYPLPEAQLDRFMFEIVMHHLPEDEELEVVRTTTAVLGEPPQAVLSGEEILAFQGLVRRMPVAEAVLRHALALTRATRPGAGGLEFVNEWVAHGASVRAAQYLTLGAKARALLEGRSHVAFEDVRALTGPVLRHRILRNFKAESAGVSTDQVIDRVLSAVPPPGSGMR
- a CDS encoding DUF58 domain-containing protein, with amino-acid sequence MSSARVAPAAPMLDPAVLASIDSLELLARGVVDGFLAGLHRAPHLGTSLDFAEHRPYNPGDDVRRVDWRLYGRTDRHYVRLFEAETNADFLLITDVSRSMDFRGSPDRLTKFDYARFLAASLAYLAATQRDRVGLITFAGSVLETVPPAARHRDNVLRALQRARPKAGGGLYEAAERAGGLLRRRGLVAVVGDFYDPPAEIVRAFSALRDRGHDVIAFHVLDPWERRLPELGATLFEDLETGDRLPVDPGAAAAQYQARVDGHLRTVAAELLALRVDHVLLDTSTPLSVALARWLGHRRTALRTRSAQGRD